A portion of the Cellulophaga algicola DSM 14237 genome contains these proteins:
- a CDS encoding HEPN domain-containing protein: protein MQSFRTEIENPVVEKDIIDLANKIDMFHNGKLDEEKFRSLRLARGVYGQRQEGVQMIRIKLPYGKVSSEQLRTISNVSEEYSKGRLHITTRQDIQIHYVDLDRTPELWAELEKSDITLREACGNTVRNVTASETAGIDVDEPFDVSPYAHALFQYFLRNPISQELGRKFKVSFSSSDADTGLSYMHDLGFIAKIENGERGFKVMLGGGLGSQPRHAELLYDFLPTDKIIPLMEGVVRVFDRYGERKSRAKARLKFLMKDLGLDGFKALLKEEQTAVPIKSFPIDAEAYPKPQIAEVAIPNVVIEDQKAFDAWKATNIIPQKQEGYVAIGIKVLLGDFYLKEARALADLVEKYAADEIRLSLRQNIVVPFVKEELIPFFYTELKKLGFTEAGYNRAIDITACPGTDTCNLGIASSTGIAEELERIMKEEYPDYINNPDVVIKISGCMNACGQHNMANIGFQGMSVRTKSKLVAPALQVLLGGGNMGNGEGRFADKVVKIPSKRGPEALRLILNDFDANGNGLSFPEYYAEKEQMYFYDFLKDLTDVENLTPDDFIDWGNSEEYIQAIGVGECAGVVIDLIATLLFESEEKIQTAATTFNEGKWAASIYHSYSSMVNTAKAILTSENQKTNTHAGIIKDFDEKFVANGRIALDKGFEEFILQINKNEPTEVFAKNYLNDTKVFLGKVQEFRNAELAKAN, encoded by the coding sequence ATGCAAAGTTTTAGAACAGAAATAGAAAATCCGGTTGTAGAAAAAGATATTATCGATTTAGCAAACAAAATCGATATGTTTCATAATGGTAAACTAGACGAAGAAAAGTTTCGTAGTCTGCGTTTAGCACGTGGTGTTTACGGTCAGCGCCAAGAAGGTGTGCAAATGATTCGTATTAAATTGCCGTATGGTAAAGTTTCTTCTGAGCAATTAAGAACAATTTCTAATGTTTCTGAAGAATATTCTAAAGGTCGTTTACATATTACTACACGTCAAGATATTCAAATTCACTATGTAGATTTAGACAGAACTCCGGAGTTGTGGGCAGAACTAGAAAAGTCAGACATTACCTTACGTGAAGCTTGTGGTAATACCGTGCGTAATGTAACGGCTAGTGAAACTGCGGGTATAGATGTAGATGAGCCTTTTGATGTATCTCCTTATGCACATGCCTTGTTTCAGTATTTTTTAAGAAATCCTATAAGTCAAGAACTTGGACGTAAGTTTAAAGTATCTTTCTCTTCTAGTGATGCAGATACGGGTCTTTCGTACATGCATGATCTAGGTTTTATAGCCAAAATTGAAAATGGCGAAAGAGGATTTAAAGTGATGCTTGGTGGTGGTTTAGGGTCTCAACCGCGTCATGCAGAGTTATTATATGATTTTTTACCGACAGATAAAATAATTCCTTTAATGGAAGGTGTTGTTCGTGTTTTTGATAGGTATGGAGAACGTAAAAGTAGAGCAAAAGCCCGTTTAAAATTCTTGATGAAAGATTTAGGACTAGACGGTTTTAAAGCCTTATTAAAAGAAGAGCAAACAGCTGTTCCTATAAAGTCTTTTCCTATTGATGCGGAAGCCTACCCAAAACCTCAAATTGCAGAAGTAGCTATTCCAAATGTAGTAATCGAAGATCAAAAAGCTTTTGATGCTTGGAAGGCAACCAATATAATTCCTCAAAAACAGGAGGGTTATGTAGCTATAGGTATAAAAGTTTTATTGGGAGATTTTTATCTTAAAGAAGCGCGTGCCTTAGCAGATTTAGTAGAAAAATATGCAGCAGACGAAATTCGTCTAAGCTTGCGTCAGAATATTGTTGTTCCTTTTGTAAAAGAAGAATTGATTCCTTTCTTTTATACTGAATTAAAGAAATTAGGCTTTACAGAAGCTGGCTATAATAGAGCTATAGATATTACGGCTTGTCCTGGAACAGATACTTGTAATTTAGGTATTGCAAGTAGTACTGGTATTGCAGAAGAGTTAGAGCGCATCATGAAAGAAGAATATCCTGATTATATTAATAACCCAGATGTGGTTATTAAAATTAGTGGATGTATGAATGCATGTGGACAGCATAACATGGCAAATATTGGTTTTCAAGGGATGTCTGTGCGTACCAAATCTAAATTAGTAGCTCCAGCATTACAAGTGCTTTTAGGGGGTGGTAATATGGGTAATGGGGAAGGTAGGTTTGCAGATAAAGTAGTAAAAATACCAAGTAAAAGAGGTCCGGAAGCTTTGCGTTTAATCTTAAATGATTTTGATGCCAATGGTAACGGATTATCATTCCCAGAGTACTATGCAGAAAAAGAGCAAATGTACTTCTATGATTTCTTGAAAGATTTAACAGATGTTGAAAATTTAACGCCTGATGATTTTATCGATTGGGGTAATTCTGAAGAATATATTCAGGCTATTGGAGTAGGGGAATGTGCTGGTGTAGTGATAGATTTGATTGCCACATTATTATTTGAGAGCGAAGAGAAAATACAAACAGCAGCAACTACTTTTAATGAAGGAAAATGGGCAGCGAGTATCTATCATTCATACTCTTCAATGGTAAATACAGCGAAAGCAATCCTTACTTCAGAAAATCAGAAAACAAATACGCATGCGGGTATCATTAAAGATTTTGATGAGAAATTCGTTGCGAATGGTAGAATCGCTTTAGATAAAGGTTTTGAAGAGTTTATTCTTCAAATTAATAAAAATGAACCTACAGAAGTATTTGCTAAGAACTACTTAAATGATACGAAAGTATTTTTAGGAAAAGTTCAAGAGTTTAGAAATGCTGAATTAGCAAAAGCGAACTAA
- the cobA gene encoding uroporphyrinogen-III C-methyltransferase yields the protein MTKNTKHTNASNLGLLTVIGAGPGDPDLITLKAIKALQAADVVLYDALVNPELLGYAEHAELIFVGKRKGCYAYQQEQINELIVQRGKSQHVIRLKGGDPFIFGRGAEEMEYAAKHGLHVAMVPGISSSVAVPASQNIPVTKRGAAESFWVITGTTKEHKLSSDVALAAKSNATVVILMGMSKLPAIVALFEKEGKAETPIAIIQNGTRENEKIGIATISTIQSEVEKQNLTNPAIIIIGEVVNHRKALASAIESYKQVDEVRD from the coding sequence ATGACTAAGAATACAAAACATACGAATGCTAGCAACTTAGGTTTGCTTACGGTAATTGGTGCGGGTCCTGGTGATCCAGACCTAATTACGTTAAAAGCGATAAAAGCACTGCAGGCAGCAGATGTTGTTTTGTATGATGCTTTGGTAAATCCTGAATTGTTAGGGTATGCAGAACATGCAGAACTCATCTTTGTAGGGAAGCGCAAAGGGTGCTATGCGTATCAGCAAGAGCAAATTAATGAACTTATCGTGCAGCGTGGAAAATCGCAACATGTAATTCGTTTAAAAGGGGGTGATCCTTTTATTTTTGGTCGAGGTGCAGAAGAGATGGAATATGCAGCAAAGCATGGTTTACATGTGGCTATGGTTCCAGGGATATCCTCATCTGTCGCGGTACCGGCATCTCAAAATATACCAGTGACTAAAAGAGGAGCTGCAGAAAGTTTTTGGGTCATTACAGGAACCACAAAAGAACACAAGCTTTCTTCAGATGTGGCTCTTGCAGCCAAATCAAATGCTACGGTAGTAATCTTAATGGGAATGTCAAAATTACCAGCAATAGTAGCTTTGTTTGAGAAAGAAGGAAAAGCAGAAACGCCAATCGCTATCATCCAGAATGGCACAAGAGAAAATGAAAAGATAGGAATAGCAACTATTTCGACTATTCAATCAGAAGTAGAAAAGCAAAACTTAACCAACCCCGCAATTATAATAATCGGCGAGGTGGTTAATCATAGAAAAGCACTGGCAAGTGCAATAGAGTCGTATAAACAAGTAGACGAAGTACGCGATTAA
- a CDS encoding NAD(P)/FAD-dependent oxidoreductase, protein MIKTDILIIGAGPTGLFTVFEAGLLKLKCHLIDALPQTGGQCSEIYPKKPIYDIPAFPEILAGTLVDNLMEQIKPFEAGYTLGERAETLDKQEDGSFIVTTNKGTQHHAPVVVIAGGLGSFEPRKPLIPNIIDFEDKGVNYFIKDPEVYRGKKVVIAGGGDSALDWAIFLADVASEVSLVHRRNEFRGALDSVEKASELAKLGKIKLFTEAEVIGVAGDGKIESVVIKHNDKEKEDTILEVNNFIPLFGLSPKLGPIGDWGLEIHKNAIKVNNAKDYQTNIPGVFAIGDVNTYEGKLKLILSGFHEAAVMCQFAYQIVNPGKRYVMKYTTVGGVEGFDGTKKEAKKEVVQSIS, encoded by the coding sequence ATGATAAAAACAGATATCTTAATTATCGGAGCGGGACCAACAGGGTTATTTACCGTTTTTGAAGCAGGATTATTAAAATTAAAATGCCATTTAATTGATGCATTACCACAAACAGGTGGTCAGTGTTCAGAGATATATCCAAAGAAACCAATTTACGATATTCCAGCTTTTCCAGAAATTTTAGCAGGAACATTGGTAGATAATCTTATGGAGCAAATTAAGCCTTTTGAAGCGGGTTATACCTTAGGAGAGCGTGCAGAGACATTAGATAAGCAAGAAGATGGTTCATTTATCGTGACTACAAATAAAGGTACACAACACCATGCGCCAGTAGTGGTTATAGCAGGTGGTTTGGGTTCTTTTGAGCCAAGAAAGCCTTTGATACCAAATATTATAGATTTCGAAGATAAAGGAGTAAATTACTTTATTAAAGACCCAGAAGTATACCGTGGTAAAAAAGTAGTTATAGCTGGTGGAGGCGATTCTGCTTTAGATTGGGCTATTTTCTTAGCAGATGTTGCTTCAGAAGTTTCTCTAGTTCATAGAAGAAATGAATTTAGAGGTGCATTAGATTCTGTAGAGAAAGCATCAGAATTAGCAAAGCTTGGTAAAATTAAATTGTTTACTGAAGCTGAGGTTATTGGTGTTGCAGGAGATGGTAAGATTGAATCTGTAGTGATCAAACATAACGATAAGGAAAAAGAAGATACTATTTTAGAGGTAAATAACTTTATTCCTTTATTTGGTCTTTCTCCAAAATTAGGTCCAATCGGCGATTGGGGATTAGAGATTCATAAAAATGCAATTAAAGTAAATAACGCTAAAGATTACCAGACAAACATCCCAGGTGTTTTTGCTATTGGTGATGTAAATACGTACGAAGGTAAATTGAAATTAATTCTTTCAGGGTTCCATGAGGCGGCTGTTATGTGTCAATTCGCATATCAAATCGTTAATCCAGGAAAACGTTATGTCATGAAGTATACTACTGTTGGTGGTGTAGAAGGATTTGACGGAACTAAAAAAGAAGCTAAAAAGGAAGTGGTACAAAGTATCTCTTAA
- a CDS encoding homocysteine S-methyltransferase family protein, with amino-acid sequence MKNIKEILKERILVLDGAMGTMLQRHKFTEEDFRGERFKDWEHPLQGNNDLLSLTQPAAIADVHRKYFAAGADIVETNTFSSTTIAMADYYMEDLVYELNYESAKIAKQVADEFTAKEPHKPRFVVGSIGPTNKTASMSPDVNDPGYRAVSFDELRIAYKQQVEALIDGGSDLLMVETIFDTLNAKAALFAIEEVKDERGIDIPIMVSGTITDASGRTLSGQTAEAFLISISHIPILSVGFNCALGASQLVPHLEVLSAKTGFAVSAHPNAGLPNAFGEYDETPDEMAAQIKEYVEKNLVNIVGGCCGTTPEHISAIANVVKDIKPRIVAG; translated from the coding sequence ATGAAGAACATAAAAGAGATACTTAAAGAGAGAATCTTAGTGCTAGATGGAGCTATGGGAACTATGCTTCAACGCCATAAATTTACCGAAGAAGATTTTAGAGGAGAGCGTTTTAAAGATTGGGAACACCCTTTACAGGGTAATAATGATTTGTTGTCATTAACACAGCCAGCAGCAATAGCGGATGTGCACCGTAAATATTTTGCAGCAGGAGCAGATATTGTGGAAACCAATACATTCTCGAGCACTACAATTGCCATGGCAGATTATTACATGGAAGACCTGGTATATGAACTAAACTATGAATCTGCAAAAATAGCAAAGCAGGTAGCAGATGAATTTACGGCAAAAGAGCCACACAAGCCCCGCTTTGTAGTTGGTAGTATTGGCCCGACGAACAAAACGGCAAGTATGTCTCCAGATGTAAACGACCCAGGATATAGAGCAGTATCCTTTGATGAATTAAGAATAGCATATAAGCAGCAGGTGGAAGCCTTGATTGATGGTGGTTCAGATTTGCTAATGGTAGAAACCATTTTTGATACGTTAAATGCTAAAGCAGCATTGTTTGCGATTGAAGAAGTAAAAGATGAGCGCGGTATTGATATTCCAATTATGGTAAGTGGTACGATAACAGATGCTTCTGGAAGAACTTTATCAGGGCAAACAGCAGAAGCTTTTTTGATTTCTATATCACATATTCCAATTTTATCGGTAGGTTTTAACTGTGCTTTAGGAGCAAGTCAATTAGTACCCCATTTAGAAGTTTTGTCCGCTAAAACTGGTTTTGCAGTATCAGCGCATCCAAATGCAGGTTTGCCAAATGCCTTTGGTGAATATGATGAAACGCCAGATGAAATGGCAGCTCAAATAAAAGAATACGTAGAAAAAAACTTAGTGAATATAGTAGGGGGTTGTTGTGGTACTACACCAGAGCATATTTCTGCTATTGCTAACGTAGTGAAAGATATAAAACCTAGAATAGTTGCGGGTTAA
- a CDS encoding four helix bundle protein, with translation MTKIFPKEEQYGQTSRIRRCVVSVSSNIAVGCGRRTSNETVHFLHISRGSLYELETQLI, from the coding sequence TTGACGAAAATTTTTCCTAAAGAGGAACAATATGGGCAGACATCGCGAATAAGAAGGTGCGTGGTTTCCGTGTCTTCGAATATAGCAGTGGGCTGTGGAAGAAGAACTTCAAATGAAACTGTGCATTTTTTGCATATTAGTCGAGGTTCTTTATATGAATTAGAAACTCAATTAATTTGA
- the metH gene encoding methionine synthase, whose protein sequence is MTNNEQRITSNERKYLKLSGLEPLVLSENTNFVNVGERTNVAGSKKFLRLIKEEKFEEALSVARDQVDGGAQIIDINMDDGLIDGKEAMVKFLNLVIAEPDISRVPIMIDSSKWEIIEAGLQVVQGKCVVNSISLKEGEEQFKHHAKLIKRYGAAVIVMAFDETGQADNYERRLEISKRSYDILVNEVNFAPEDIIFDLNIFPVATGMDEHKLNAIDFIEATRWVRENLPHCSVSGGVSNVSFSFRGNDPVREAMHSVFLYHAIQAGMNMGIVNPSLLGVYDDIPKDLLERVEDVILNKRDDATERLLDFAETVVGTAKESKIDLSWREEPLQNRITRALVKGIDQYILEDIEEARVAADKPIEVIEGNLMTGMNVVGDLFGSGKMFLPQVVKSARVMKKAVAYLLPYIEEEKLRNPQEGDDKGAGKILMATVKGDVHDIGKNIVSVVLACNNYEIVDLGVMVPPEKIINAAIEHDVDIIGLSGLITPSLDEMVFLAKEMERQNFKVPLLIGGATTSKAHTAVKIDTQYSQAVVHVNDASRAVTVVGDLLKKETATNYKQDIKLDYESFRDKFLSRTKKKEYKTIAQARENKLQIAWEDSKITKPNQLGIQTFEEVDLEKLEPFIDWSPFFRGWELHGKYPDILTDDVVGEQAVELFADAQKMLKKIFSEKRLTAKGIFGLFPANAINDDDIEVVASVSEEFPEGQKRVFRTLRQQLKRREGVPDYALADFIAPKASGKQDYIGCFCVSTGFGADEMADAYKDNLDDYNSILVKALADRLAEAYAEYLHKEVRIKHWGYASDETLSNEDLINETYKGIRPAPGYPACPDHLEKLTIWELLDVEHKIGVKLTESLAMWPASSVSGYYFANPEARYFGLGKIKEDQVADFANRKGISLEDASRWLATNIADD, encoded by the coding sequence ATGACGAACAACGAACAACGAATAACGAGTAACGAAAGAAAGTATCTGAAACTTTCAGGCTTGGAGCCTTTAGTGCTTTCGGAAAATACAAACTTTGTAAATGTTGGTGAACGTACAAATGTAGCAGGTTCAAAAAAATTCCTTCGTCTAATAAAAGAAGAAAAGTTTGAGGAGGCTTTAAGTGTAGCTCGTGATCAGGTAGATGGGGGTGCACAGATTATAGATATTAATATGGATGACGGACTTATCGATGGCAAAGAAGCCATGGTTAAGTTTTTGAATTTAGTGATTGCAGAACCAGATATTTCTAGAGTGCCTATCATGATTGATAGCTCTAAATGGGAGATTATTGAGGCAGGTTTACAAGTAGTACAGGGTAAATGTGTGGTGAATTCTATTAGCCTTAAAGAAGGCGAAGAGCAATTTAAACACCATGCAAAATTAATTAAGCGTTACGGTGCTGCTGTTATTGTTATGGCTTTTGACGAAACTGGCCAAGCAGATAATTATGAACGTAGATTAGAGATTTCAAAACGCTCTTATGATATTCTGGTAAATGAAGTAAACTTTGCGCCAGAAGATATTATTTTCGATTTAAATATATTTCCTGTGGCTACAGGAATGGATGAGCATAAATTAAATGCCATTGATTTTATTGAAGCAACGAGATGGGTGCGAGAAAATCTGCCTCATTGTAGTGTGAGTGGTGGGGTTAGTAATGTGTCTTTTAGTTTTAGGGGTAATGATCCCGTTCGTGAAGCAATGCACTCTGTATTTTTATACCACGCAATACAAGCAGGAATGAACATGGGGATTGTAAACCCTAGTTTATTGGGTGTTTATGATGATATTCCTAAAGATTTATTAGAGCGTGTAGAAGATGTTATTCTAAATAAAAGAGACGATGCTACAGAGCGCCTTTTAGATTTTGCAGAAACGGTTGTAGGTACTGCAAAAGAAAGTAAGATAGATTTATCTTGGAGAGAAGAACCTTTGCAAAATAGAATAACCCGTGCCTTAGTGAAAGGTATTGATCAATATATTCTTGAAGATATAGAAGAAGCCCGTGTAGCAGCAGATAAGCCAATTGAGGTTATTGAAGGGAATTTAATGACGGGTATGAACGTTGTTGGAGATTTATTCGGTAGCGGAAAAATGTTTTTACCACAAGTGGTGAAATCTGCCCGAGTAATGAAAAAAGCGGTAGCCTACTTACTGCCGTATATTGAAGAAGAAAAGTTAAGGAATCCGCAAGAAGGAGACGATAAAGGTGCCGGAAAAATATTAATGGCAACCGTTAAAGGAGATGTTCATGATATTGGAAAAAATATTGTGAGTGTAGTTCTGGCTTGTAATAATTATGAGATTGTTGATCTTGGAGTAATGGTTCCGCCAGAAAAAATTATCAATGCAGCTATAGAACACGATGTAGATATTATTGGCTTAAGCGGATTGATAACACCATCATTAGATGAGATGGTATTTTTGGCGAAAGAAATGGAACGCCAGAACTTTAAAGTTCCTTTGTTAATAGGTGGGGCAACGACGAGTAAGGCGCATACTGCTGTAAAAATAGATACCCAATACAGCCAAGCGGTGGTACATGTGAATGATGCCTCCAGGGCGGTAACTGTTGTTGGTGATTTATTAAAGAAAGAGACGGCTACTAATTACAAACAAGATATTAAACTTGATTATGAATCTTTTAGAGATAAGTTTTTAAGTAGAACAAAAAAGAAAGAATATAAAACCATAGCTCAAGCTCGTGAGAATAAGCTTCAAATTGCATGGGAGGATTCTAAAATCACCAAACCTAATCAATTAGGAATTCAAACTTTTGAAGAGGTAGACTTAGAGAAATTAGAGCCTTTTATAGATTGGTCTCCTTTTTTTAGAGGATGGGAATTGCATGGTAAATACCCAGATATTTTAACAGATGATGTGGTAGGTGAGCAAGCGGTAGAGTTGTTTGCTGATGCTCAGAAGATGTTGAAAAAGATATTTTCAGAAAAAAGATTAACGGCTAAAGGGATTTTTGGATTATTTCCTGCTAACGCAATTAATGATGATGATATTGAAGTTGTTGCTTCTGTTTCGGAAGAGTTTCCCGAAGGGCAGAAGAGGGTTTTTAGAACCCTTCGTCAGCAATTAAAACGAAGAGAAGGTGTGCCTGATTATGCTTTGGCAGATTTTATAGCTCCTAAAGCTTCAGGGAAGCAAGATTATATAGGTTGTTTTTGTGTCAGTACTGGTTTTGGAGCCGATGAAATGGCAGATGCGTACAAGGATAATTTAGACGATTATAATTCCATTTTAGTAAAAGCATTAGCGGATCGTTTGGCAGAAGCATATGCGGAATACCTGCATAAAGAGGTGCGAATAAAACATTGGGGCTATGCCTCAGATGAAACCTTGAGTAATGAAGATTTAATTAATGAAACCTATAAAGGGATTCGTCCTGCTCCTGGGTATCCTGCTTGCCCCGATCACTTAGAGAAATTAACGATTTGGGAATTACTTGATGTGGAGCATAAAATTGGAGTAAAACTAACAGAGAGTTTAGCTATGTGGCCAGCTTCAAGCGTTAGTGGGTATTATTTTGCTAACCCTGAAGCACGTTATTTTGGGCTAGGAAAAATAAAAGAAGACCAAGTAGCAGATTTTGCGAATAGAAAAGGAATTTCTTTAGAAGATGCTTCGCGTTGGTTAGCTACAAATATAGCAGACGATTAG
- the metF gene encoding methylenetetrahydrofolate reductase [NAD(P)H], with protein sequence MKVTDHIKNANGNTLFSFEIVPPVKGNSIQELYANIEPLMEFNPPFIDVTTSREEYIYVDKAGLYDKKITRMRPGTVGICASIKHKFDVDTIPHVICGGFTKAETEYMLIDCHYLGIDNVMALRGDAMKEEKYFKPTEDGNCFASELVSQIQNLNQGRYLHDDVQGEDRSNFCIGVAGYPEKHLEAPSFKSDLIRLKQKVDAGADYVVTQMFFDNQKYFQFVEAAKEIGINVPIIPGIKPIAVKRHLQLLPQIFSLDLPHDLVEAVEACKNNAEVRQVGVEWAIQQSKELKAAGIPVLHYYSMGKSNNIKAIAKEIF encoded by the coding sequence ATGAAAGTAACAGACCACATAAAAAATGCCAATGGAAACACTTTGTTTTCGTTCGAAATTGTTCCACCAGTAAAGGGGAATAGTATTCAAGAATTGTATGCTAATATAGAGCCTTTGATGGAGTTTAATCCGCCATTTATTGATGTGACGACCTCAAGGGAAGAATATATTTATGTGGATAAAGCGGGACTTTATGATAAAAAAATTACGCGTATGCGTCCTGGTACAGTTGGCATTTGCGCATCTATAAAGCATAAGTTTGATGTAGATACGATTCCGCATGTAATTTGCGGTGGTTTTACAAAAGCAGAGACAGAATATATGTTGATTGACTGTCATTATTTGGGTATTGATAATGTAATGGCTTTACGTGGTGATGCTATGAAAGAAGAGAAGTACTTTAAGCCTACTGAAGATGGTAACTGCTTTGCTTCAGAATTGGTAAGTCAGATTCAAAATTTAAATCAAGGAAGGTATCTTCATGATGATGTGCAAGGAGAAGATAGATCTAATTTTTGTATAGGTGTTGCGGGGTATCCAGAGAAGCATCTAGAGGCACCATCTTTTAAGTCTGATTTAATTAGATTAAAACAAAAGGTAGATGCCGGGGCAGATTATGTGGTGACACAAATGTTTTTTGATAATCAAAAATATTTTCAATTTGTAGAAGCGGCAAAAGAGATTGGAATTAATGTACCTATTATTCCAGGAATTAAACCAATAGCAGTTAAACGTCATTTGCAATTATTACCGCAAATATTCAGTTTAGATTTGCCACATGATTTGGTAGAGGCTGTTGAGGCTTGTAAGAATAATGCTGAGGTTAGGCAAGTAGGTGTAGAGTGGGCTATTCAGCAATCAAAAGAATTAAAAGCTGCTGGGATTCCTGTATTGCATTATTATTCTATGGGGAAATCTAATAATATAAAGGCAATCGCGAAAGAAATTTTTTAA
- a CDS encoding acyloxyacyl hydrolase has protein sequence MKFKFSIYFIFLALGCYAQKSEEDKRYTLDASQFYGSILRHNPDITHLIDSHPGGIILSLNRKTYGEEYWQQRYNYPDLGFSFIYQDYNNETLGESYAAYAHYNFYFLNRYLQFRIGQGLAYMTNPYDKETNFRNNAFGSQILSTTYLMLNFHKENIVKGIGFKAGFSVMHYSNANVKAPNTSTNTFALNVGVTYDLDGGKELTYLKTEKKKIIEPVKYNLAFRTGINESDVINSGQFPFYILSGYADKRVSDLSAIQVGGDVYFSKFLKELIKYQSIAFPENNVSADDDYKRVGVFIGHELFINKMSVISQLGYYVYYPFDFEGRVYNRIGLKRYFGDKVYGALTLKSHGAKAEAVEFGIGIRL, from the coding sequence ATGAAATTTAAATTTTCTATTTATTTTATCTTTCTGGCGCTAGGCTGCTATGCTCAAAAAAGCGAAGAAGATAAGAGGTATACGCTTGATGCAAGTCAGTTTTATGGTTCTATTTTACGCCATAATCCAGACATTACGCATCTTATAGATTCGCATCCTGGTGGGATTATACTAAGTCTAAACCGTAAAACATACGGGGAAGAATATTGGCAACAACGTTATAATTATCCAGATTTAGGGTTTTCATTTATTTATCAGGATTATAACAATGAAACCTTGGGTGAGAGTTATGCTGCATATGCTCATTATAATTTCTATTTTTTAAATCGCTATTTGCAATTTAGAATAGGGCAGGGATTGGCATATATGACCAACCCATACGATAAAGAAACCAATTTTAGAAACAATGCTTTTGGTTCTCAGATTTTGAGTACTACGTATTTAATGCTTAATTTTCATAAGGAGAATATTGTAAAAGGTATTGGTTTTAAAGCAGGATTTTCGGTAATGCATTATTCTAATGCGAATGTAAAAGCACCTAATACATCTACCAATACTTTTGCTTTAAATGTAGGTGTTACCTATGATTTAGATGGAGGAAAGGAGCTTACTTATTTGAAAACCGAAAAGAAAAAGATAATAGAACCCGTAAAATATAATCTAGCTTTTAGAACAGGAATTAATGAGAGTGATGTAATTAATTCAGGTCAGTTTCCGTTTTATATTTTATCAGGGTATGCAGATAAGCGCGTTTCGGACTTGAGTGCTATTCAAGTAGGAGGAGATGTATATTTTTCTAAATTCTTAAAAGAACTCATCAAATACCAATCTATTGCATTTCCTGAAAATAATGTCAGTGCCGATGATGATTATAAACGAGTAGGTGTTTTTATTGGTCACGAGTTATTTATCAATAAAATGTCTGTTATCAGTCAGTTAGGCTATTATGTATATTATCCCTTTGATTTTGAGGGAAGGGTTTATAATAGAATAGGTTTAAAACGTTATTTCGGTGATAAAGTGTATGGTGCTTTAACATTAAAATCTCACGGTGCAAAAGCAGAGGCGGTAGAATTTGGTATTGGTATCCGATTATAA
- a CDS encoding head GIN domain-containing protein has product MIKKYSILFLIFSLLVGCDSENSSDCLQKSGDLIQEELVLESFSKITIFDGVKLVLKQAEEQKIVLETGENLRNDIRVEIIDNRLVAYNDNSCNLVRDYGLTTLYVSSPNISEIRSSTGFLIKSDGVLNYPSLSLLSESYGEPEAETTDGEFYIEVNNTSVNIVSNGIAFFNVSGITENLNVVFAAGDSRLHAESLFAKKITINHRGTNDMLVNPQESLTGKIVGTGDVISYNTPVNVEVEQLYKGKLIYRN; this is encoded by the coding sequence ATGATAAAAAAGTATAGTATATTGTTTTTGATTTTTTCATTATTAGTAGGGTGTGATAGTGAAAATTCCTCAGATTGTCTTCAAAAATCAGGAGACTTAATTCAGGAAGAATTGGTTTTAGAATCATTTTCTAAAATAACAATTTTTGATGGAGTCAAGTTAGTGCTTAAGCAAGCTGAGGAACAAAAAATTGTTTTAGAAACAGGAGAGAATTTACGGAATGATATTCGTGTAGAAATAATTGATAATAGATTGGTAGCTTATAATGATAATAGTTGTAATCTAGTGCGTGATTATGGACTAACGACATTGTATGTTTCTTCGCCAAATATTTCGGAAATAAGAAGTAGTACGGGCTTCTTAATTAAGAGCGATGGTGTTTTGAATTATCCTTCTCTATCTCTATTGTCTGAAAGCTATGGTGAGCCAGAAGCAGAAACTACAGATGGCGAATTTTATATTGAAGTAAATAATACGAGCGTTAATATTGTCTCTAACGGAATTGCATTTTTTAATGTTTCAGGAATAACAGAAAATTTAAATGTTGTTTTTGCTGCTGGAGATTCTAGATTGCATGCAGAAAGTCTTTTTGCAAAAAAAATCACTATAAATCATAGAGGAACTAATGACATGTTGGTAAATCCACAAGAGTCATTAACAGGAAAAATAGTAGGCACAGGTGATGTTATAAGTTATAATACACCAGTAAATGTTGAAGTTGAACAGTTGTACAAAGGAAAACTTATCTATAGAAACTAA